Proteins encoded in a region of the Candidatus Margulisiibacteriota bacterium genome:
- a CDS encoding NADH-quinone oxidoreductase subunit K, with protein sequence MYEYAGCLILFLIGLYTVMVKRNIYKIAIGILTMEFAVDFFLVFLGNRKWGTALIILAVTLIALTLLIRAQAVFQSLDAGKMKELNG encoded by the coding sequence ATGTACGAGTATGCCGGCTGTTTAATTTTGTTCCTGATCGGGCTGTATACCGTGATGGTCAAACGAAATATTTACAAGATCGCGATCGGGATCTTGACCATGGAGTTTGCGGTCGACTTCTTCCTGGTTTTTCTCGGTAACCGGAAGTGGGGGACGGCGCTGATCATCCTGGCGGTCACCTTGATCGCCCTGACCCTCCTGATCAGGGCCCAGGCTGTTTTTCAATCTTTAGACGCGGGAAAAATGAAGGAGCTGAACGGATGA
- a CDS encoding MFS transporter produces the protein MLKKLTYSLGALASSLSYQVFATYIIFFYVDVMRLPVYMAGSAMFIYGLWNAINDPLAGFLSDSTHSRFGRRVPYILLGAIPLGMAFAFLWRAPFFGLDEPYFLFLYFIALICLFDAFYTIVVLNWSALFPEMFGGLKERSSVNVFRQGFALLGLLFGLAVPPQLFIRFGWGNMGIIFGAIVALLWLITLLGCKEKKEFSREPSLPLLAALKTTLVDRSFLAYVSADLLISFGFITLIASIPFYVKYVLEKSPQEVTLLFALAFFVAFPMLFVWRAVLVKKGAKRTMMLAAGAMALSLAPLLFSTVANVIMLVAALFGASLAGYLLVSDVVLSDVIDEDEVKTGHRREGTFFGIRAFINRFAIVIQSFTISSVFMLCGYNPYVFTQPRSFYGGIFALIAVIPMVAFGLAFAIINLYPLAGGKIQEVRAKLTALHLKKGVTFPPSSR, from the coding sequence ATGTTAAAAAAGTTAACCTACAGCCTTGGAGCTTTGGCCTCGTCTCTTTCGTATCAGGTATTCGCCACCTATATTATCTTTTTTTACGTGGACGTGATGCGGCTCCCGGTCTATATGGCCGGGTCCGCCATGTTCATTTACGGTCTCTGGAACGCGATCAACGATCCCCTGGCCGGCTTTTTATCTGATTCCACTCATTCGCGGTTTGGCCGCCGCGTTCCTTATATTTTGCTCGGCGCGATCCCGTTGGGAATGGCCTTTGCCTTTCTTTGGCGGGCTCCTTTTTTCGGTCTGGACGAGCCTTATTTTCTTTTCCTCTATTTTATCGCCCTGATCTGTTTGTTCGATGCCTTTTATACGATTGTCGTCCTTAACTGGTCCGCTCTTTTTCCGGAAATGTTCGGCGGACTCAAGGAACGGTCGTCGGTCAATGTTTTTCGCCAGGGATTCGCCCTGCTTGGTTTGTTGTTTGGGCTCGCTGTTCCGCCCCAGCTGTTTATCAGGTTTGGTTGGGGGAACATGGGGATAATTTTTGGCGCGATCGTCGCGCTGCTTTGGCTGATCACCCTGCTTGGCTGCAAAGAAAAGAAAGAATTCAGCCGGGAACCGTCTTTGCCGCTTTTGGCCGCGCTGAAGACCACTTTGGTCGACCGTTCTTTTCTGGCTTATGTTTCGGCGGATCTTTTGATCTCTTTTGGTTTTATTACGTTGATCGCTTCAATCCCGTTTTACGTGAAATATGTGCTGGAAAAGAGCCCGCAGGAAGTGACCCTCCTTTTTGCCCTGGCTTTTTTTGTCGCCTTTCCGATGCTTTTTGTCTGGCGGGCGGTCCTAGTTAAAAAGGGGGCCAAAAGAACGATGATGCTGGCCGCCGGGGCGATGGCGCTTAGTTTGGCGCCGCTCCTGTTCAGCACCGTGGCCAACGTGATCATGCTGGTTGCCGCTTTGTTCGGCGCTTCGCTGGCCGGTTATTTACTGGTCTCCGACGTCGTCTTGTCCGACGTGATCGATGAGGATGAGGTCAAGACCGGGCATCGCCGGGAAGGAACGTTCTTCGGGATCAGGGCTTTTATTAATCGATTTGCCATTGTTATTCAATCTTTTACCATCAGTTCGGTTTTTATGCTTTGCGGCTATAATCCCTATGTTTTTACCCAGCCGCGCTCTTTTTACGGCGGGATTTTCGCCTTGATCGCGGTGATCCCGATGGTCGCCTTCGGCTTGGCTTTTGCGATTATAAATTTATATCCGTTGGCGGGCGGCAAGATCCAAGAGGTTCGGGCAAAATTAACCGCGCTTCATTTAAAGAAAGGGGTAACTTTTCCGCCGAGCAGTAGGTAA
- a CDS encoding acetate kinase, with protein MIILALNCGSSSVKFKLYKSGERKSLVSGVIERIGIAGSFLSFEAPGKGEIKKELECQDHRYALKAILEALIDKQYKILDDLSAIAAVGHRVVHGGEKFKSSVMITDEVLAAIKDVQDLAPLHNPPNIMGIEAAKEVLPDIPHIAVFDTAFHQTMPEQAYIYAVPYEWYGMYGVRRYGFHGTSHLYVSRRAATLLGQKPLETNLITMHIGNGVSIAAIAGGISVDTTMGLTPLEGAVMGTRCGDLDPSIILFMIEKEGFYVEELEKILNKKSGLLGITGKFMDRRDVDKAADEGDHRAQLAQQIEAYRLRKYIGSYLAALGRVDAIVFTAGGGERNYRLRERVLSGLENIGIKLDKKRNAAANTRDKESLITSDDSPVKVYVIPTDEELVFIEDVIAILEGRYETHTHFTYSFEDPKYKRKG; from the coding sequence ATGATAATTTTAGCGTTAAATTGCGGTAGTTCGTCGGTTAAGTTTAAGCTTTACAAGTCGGGGGAGCGCAAATCCTTGGTCAGCGGCGTGATCGAAAGGATCGGGATTGCCGGCTCCTTCCTCTCCTTCGAGGCTCCGGGCAAAGGAGAGATCAAAAAAGAATTGGAATGCCAGGACCATCGCTACGCCTTGAAGGCGATCCTCGAAGCGTTAATCGACAAGCAGTACAAGATATTGGACGACCTCTCCGCGATCGCCGCGGTCGGACACCGGGTCGTTCACGGCGGCGAAAAGTTCAAGAGCTCGGTCATGATCACCGACGAAGTCCTGGCGGCGATCAAAGACGTTCAGGATCTCGCCCCCCTCCATAATCCGCCGAATATCATGGGGATCGAAGCGGCTAAGGAAGTTCTTCCCGATATCCCGCACATCGCCGTGTTCGATACCGCTTTTCACCAAACCATGCCGGAGCAGGCGTATATTTACGCCGTTCCTTACGAGTGGTACGGGATGTACGGCGTCCGGCGCTACGGTTTCCACGGGACGTCGCATCTTTATGTTTCCCGACGGGCGGCGACCTTGCTCGGCCAAAAACCGCTGGAGACAAATTTAATTACGATGCATATCGGCAACGGCGTTAGTATCGCTGCCATTGCCGGGGGGATCTCCGTTGATACCACCATGGGGCTGACCCCGCTGGAAGGGGCGGTCATGGGGACCCGCTGCGGCGACCTTGACCCGTCGATCATCTTGTTCATGATCGAGAAGGAAGGGTTTTACGTCGAAGAATTGGAAAAGATCCTCAACAAAAAAAGCGGGCTTCTCGGGATCACCGGCAAATTTATGGACCGCCGCGACGTGGATAAGGCGGCCGACGAGGGGGACCATCGGGCCCAATTGGCCCAGCAGATCGAAGCGTACCGCCTGCGGAAATATATCGGATCCTATCTGGCGGCCTTGGGCCGGGTTGACGCGATCGTTTTTACCGCCGGCGGCGGCGAGCGGAATTACCGGTTGCGGGAAAGGGTCCTCTCCGGCCTGGAAAACATCGGGATCAAATTGGACAAGAAGCGGAATGCCGCCGCCAACACCCGAGACAAAGAATCATTGATCACGTCCGACGATTCGCCGGTCAAGGTTTACGTTATTCCGACCGACGAAGAGCTGGTCTTTATTGAAGACGTGATTGCCATTTTGGAAGGTCGCTATGAAACCCACACCCATTTTACTTATAGTTTTGAGGACCCCAAATATAAGAGGAAGGGATGA
- a CDS encoding ABC-F family ATP-binding cassette domain-containing protein, producing the protein MLQINNLSLGFAGHELFDDISFTIHSGERIGLVGRNGSGKTTLFKLITGEMAPDEGTISLPKNYTVGYLKQHLRFSEPTVLQEACLGLPVGEEDQIWKAEKILSGLGFTESEFDKSPAEFSGGFQVRLNLAKVLLAEPHLLLLDEPTNYLDIISIRWLKKFLQRWSNELMLITHDRDFMNSVTTHTLGLHRLKTKKIEGDTAKLFEQIATEEESYGKTLQKEQKKREEAMEFINRFRAQAARASLVQSRIKALEKMGKKEELVKITELGFRFNSVEFEANYLMRAENITFGYSPDRILINDLSIDIGKNDRICVIGKNGKGKSTLLRLLAGELQPQAGEINPHPDCKIGYFGQTNIERLNPNLTIEEELHQLRPDMKYSDIRKTCGAMMFTGDLALKKISVLSGGEKSRVTLGKILLSPTNLLLLDEPTNHLDVESCDSMIAALDEFPGAVIIVTHSEMFLHHLANRLIIFNEDKVFVFEGRYQEFLDKIGWESEPKKAKKTAKHKEPKKVDHSKQRQTIINKTAEVEKRIDEAEAALEAVNLEIAQAGGKKSGAEIQQLQITAHKHQQAVDSGYKELESLIAELDVFDRANLTFRG; encoded by the coding sequence ATGCTGCAAATCAACAATTTATCGCTCGGCTTTGCCGGGCATGAGCTTTTCGATGATATCAGCTTCACTATCCATAGTGGGGAACGGATCGGCTTAGTCGGTCGTAACGGGTCAGGGAAAACCACACTTTTTAAGCTAATTACGGGAGAAATGGCGCCTGACGAGGGAACTATTTCTCTGCCGAAAAACTACACCGTCGGGTACCTTAAACAACATCTCCGCTTCAGCGAGCCAACCGTCCTCCAGGAAGCCTGCCTGGGACTCCCGGTCGGCGAAGAGGACCAGATCTGGAAAGCGGAAAAGATCCTAAGCGGCCTCGGCTTTACGGAAAGCGAGTTCGACAAATCGCCGGCGGAATTTTCCGGCGGCTTCCAGGTCAGGCTGAACCTGGCCAAGGTCCTCCTTGCCGAGCCGCACTTGCTCTTGCTTGACGAACCGACGAACTATCTGGATATCATTTCGATCCGCTGGCTCAAGAAATTCCTGCAGCGCTGGAGCAATGAGCTGATGCTCATTACCCACGACCGCGATTTCATGAACAGCGTCACGACCCATACTTTGGGACTCCACCGACTAAAGACCAAAAAGATCGAAGGCGATACCGCCAAACTTTTTGAACAGATCGCCACGGAAGAAGAGAGCTACGGCAAGACCCTCCAGAAAGAACAAAAGAAACGGGAGGAAGCGATGGAGTTTATCAATCGCTTCCGCGCCCAGGCGGCCCGGGCCAGCCTCGTCCAATCACGGATCAAAGCGCTGGAAAAAATGGGGAAGAAGGAAGAGCTGGTCAAAATAACTGAACTCGGTTTCCGCTTCAATTCGGTCGAATTTGAGGCCAATTATCTAATGCGGGCGGAAAACATTACCTTCGGCTATTCCCCCGACCGCATTCTGATCAACGATCTCTCGATCGATATCGGCAAGAACGACCGGATCTGCGTCATTGGTAAGAACGGCAAGGGGAAATCAACCTTGCTCCGCCTGCTGGCCGGCGAACTCCAGCCGCAAGCCGGGGAGATTAACCCCCACCCCGACTGCAAGATCGGCTATTTCGGCCAAACTAACATTGAACGGCTGAACCCCAACCTGACCATTGAAGAAGAACTTCACCAATTGCGGCCCGACATGAAATACAGCGACATCAGAAAGACCTGCGGGGCGATGATGTTCACCGGCGACCTGGCCTTAAAAAAGATTTCGGTCCTCTCGGGTGGCGAAAAGAGCCGAGTCACGCTGGGGAAGATCCTCCTCTCCCCCACCAACCTCCTTTTGCTCGACGAGCCGACCAACCATTTGGACGTCGAATCGTGTGATTCAATGATCGCGGCTCTCGACGAGTTTCCCGGCGCGGTCATCATTGTGACCCACAGCGAAATGTTTCTTCATCATCTGGCCAATCGCCTGATAATCTTCAACGAAGACAAGGTTTTTGTCTTTGAGGGCCGCTACCAGGAGTTCCTGGACAAGATCGGCTGGGAATCGGAACCTAAAAAAGCGAAAAAAACGGCCAAGCATAAGGAGCCCAAAAAAGTCGACCATAGCAAACAACGGCAGACAATCATTAATAAAACGGCCGAAGTCGAAAAAAGGATCGATGAAGCGGAAGCGGCCCTGGAAGCGGTCAATCTCGAGATCGCGCAAGCCGGCGGTAAAAAGAGCGGCGCGGAAATTCAACAATTACAGATCACCGCCCATAAGCACCAACAAGCGGTCGACAGCGGCTACAAAGAGCTCGAAAGCCTGATCGCCGAGCTCGATGTCTTCGACCGGGCAAATTTGACGTTTAGGGGTTAA
- a CDS encoding FAD:protein FMN transferase, with protein sequence MKKYWAVLIILILGLGYLLLPNEKTVVVMGTTLRVKGDGARLAIDEVKRLDRLFSRFEPESDISKVNRAAGNGPVVVAKETFDLVATSFLLSDLSGGAFDLTLGRNGNYRAIVLDSKNRTIFLRHKGMSLDLGGIGKGAAVESARRKLLADGAKKTLIDMHSSIAVIGGPWKIGVIDPREARPGMSSNLLEVVTLNDGDALSTSGGYEQPGHIIDPRSGRVANRCLGVTVITRDAAIADALSTAIFVLGPEQGLKLANKLAAKAVIVDGKGKINDNFSVKLR encoded by the coding sequence ATGAAAAAATATTGGGCCGTCCTCATTATTTTGATCCTTGGCCTGGGCTATTTATTATTGCCTAACGAAAAAACCGTCGTGGTCATGGGGACGACTCTGCGGGTGAAAGGGGACGGCGCCCGACTGGCGATCGATGAAGTTAAACGGTTGGACAGACTTTTCAGCCGTTTTGAGCCGGAGAGCGATATTTCCAAGGTCAACCGGGCGGCTGGGAATGGTCCGGTTGTAGTTGCGAAAGAAACCTTTGACTTGGTCGCGACCTCGTTCCTGTTGTCCGATCTGTCGGGGGGGGCCTTTGACCTTACCCTGGGACGGAACGGAAATTACCGGGCGATAGTTCTGGACAGTAAGAACCGGACGATTTTTCTCCGTCATAAAGGGATGAGCCTTGACCTGGGCGGGATCGGCAAGGGGGCGGCGGTGGAATCGGCCAGGCGCAAGCTTCTGGCCGATGGAGCGAAAAAAACCTTGATCGACATGCACTCTTCGATCGCGGTGATCGGCGGACCCTGGAAGATCGGGGTGATCGATCCGCGAGAAGCCCGGCCGGGAATGAGTTCCAACCTGTTGGAGGTCGTGACCTTAAACGATGGCGACGCCCTTTCGACCTCCGGCGGGTACGAGCAACCGGGCCACATCATCGATCCGCGGAGCGGCCGGGTTGCAAACCGTTGTCTGGGGGTGACGGTCATTACGCGGGACGCGGCGATTGCCGACGCGCTCTCGACCGCGATCTTTGTGCTTGGTCCGGAGCAGGGGCTGAAATTAGCGAATAAACTGGCCGCCAAGGCGGTCATTGTCGACGGAAAGGGAAAGATAAATGATAATTTTAGCGTTAAATTGCGGTAG
- a CDS encoding GIY-YIG nuclease family protein translates to MYYLYIVECQNKAFYTGITNNLKRRVLQHQSGEGGHYTSCNPAVKLRYFEEYNSRAEAAKRERQIKGWSRIKKLALIKGDKGILKAAARCKEK, encoded by the coding sequence ATGTATTATCTTTATATTGTTGAGTGTCAGAATAAAGCTTTTTACACCGGAATTACGAATAATCTTAAAAGAAGAGTTTTACAGCATCAATCAGGAGAAGGCGGTCATTACACCAGCTGTAATCCGGCAGTTAAATTAAGATATTTTGAGGAGTATAATTCCAGGGCAGAAGCTGCAAAAAGAGAGAGACAAATAAAGGGTTGGTCCCGAATAAAAAAGTTAGCTCTTATAAAGGGAGACAAGGGGATTCTGAAGGCCGCGGCGAGATGTAAAGAAAAATAG
- a CDS encoding ferredoxin yields the protein MVSVDQALCIGCGVCVDMCPDVFTLTAEGKAQAVKNDCESCSLEDIATACPVEAINI from the coding sequence ATGGTTTCAGTAGACCAAGCCCTTTGTATCGGTTGCGGTGTTTGCGTCGATATGTGCCCGGACGTTTTCACTTTGACCGCGGAAGGCAAAGCTCAAGCGGTCAAGAACGATTGCGAATCCTGCAGTCTGGAAGATATTGCCACCGCGTGCCCGGTTGAAGCGATCAATATCTAA
- a CDS encoding 4Fe-4S dicluster domain-containing protein yields MKLPGLFQLRILSEAVRALVLGPYTHRYPYEPAPAPAGFRGKPQYYEADCVGCRACAEVCPARAIEVIDDLAAKTRTLIHHQDQCIYCQQCERACITEKGIKLTTEYELSTYDRLQATTQSRKKLILCEHCGGLLGAEDHLLFLAKKVGHLLYANPTLLLARSAELKLYAAKPENSPHKRAGHLRLLCPNCRREMILAEQW; encoded by the coding sequence ATGAAACTCCCGGGCTTGTTCCAATTACGGATCTTATCCGAAGCGGTGAGGGCGCTGGTTCTCGGCCCTTATACTCACCGCTATCCTTATGAACCGGCGCCGGCCCCGGCGGGTTTCCGCGGCAAGCCGCAATATTATGAGGCTGATTGCGTCGGCTGCCGGGCTTGCGCCGAGGTTTGTCCCGCCCGGGCGATCGAAGTGATCGACGATCTGGCGGCCAAGACCAGGACACTGATCCACCATCAGGACCAGTGCATCTACTGCCAGCAATGCGAACGGGCTTGTATTACCGAAAAGGGGATCAAACTGACGACCGAATATGAGCTTTCGACCTATGACCGCCTGCAGGCGACGACCCAATCGCGGAAAAAACTGATCCTGTGCGAACATTGCGGCGGCCTGCTGGGAGCGGAAGACCACTTGCTCTTTCTGGCCAAAAAGGTTGGACACCTGCTGTACGCGAACCCGACCCTTTTGCTGGCCAGGAGCGCCGAACTGAAATTGTATGCCGCAAAACCGGAGAACAGTCCCCATAAGCGGGCGGGACATCTGCGCCTCCTTTGTCCCAACTGCCGCCGGGAAATGATCCTAGCCGAACAGTGGTAG
- a CDS encoding proton-conducting transporter membrane subunit has translation MTLFLPAFIAAPLVAALAIMLLSWQKKAGAAGLANLAAAYLFASALLLYFFRPFNTVLLFNLSGWLSPGGNSLVLDGLSHLHLLVANFVAWMAAVYSIDYMKKFANRDNYYALLLLMITGINGVILTGDFFTLFVFLEIGALSAYALVGFGNQRAEIEAAFKYFVLGEIASLFILLGLGFVYGLTGTFNMAQVSQTFPTGAVAIKNLILTLFVAGFGLKAALVPFHAWLPDAHTSSPSPISALLSGVIIKTLGVYALVRILYNVFGVTNQISFLLMILGGTTVIVGGLLSVGQKDIKRLMAYSSISQIGNIVAAIALGSPLGIMGGLFHAFNHALMKPLLFLNAGAIDRATGTRDLRKLGGLYSRLPIISAASIVGSLAISGLPPFNGFWSKLFIIIASAQAGNIALAVVVAVGSILTLASYLNFMKGAFFGPAVGEVKEATPLSMLLPIVVLAFLCLGIGLFVPVVSQYLINPAVVSIFNGIGYGKLMGGN, from the coding sequence ATGACCTTGTTTTTACCGGCCTTTATCGCGGCGCCGCTGGTCGCCGCCCTGGCGATCATGCTCCTTTCCTGGCAAAAGAAGGCGGGGGCGGCCGGCCTGGCGAACCTGGCGGCCGCTTATTTATTCGCGAGCGCCTTACTGCTTTATTTTTTCCGGCCGTTCAATACGGTCCTGCTTTTTAACCTTTCCGGCTGGCTCTCGCCCGGAGGAAACAGCTTGGTCCTGGACGGCTTGAGCCATCTCCATCTCCTGGTCGCTAATTTTGTCGCCTGGATGGCCGCCGTTTATTCGATCGACTACATGAAAAAGTTCGCCAACCGGGACAACTATTACGCTTTGCTGCTACTAATGATAACCGGCATCAACGGCGTGATCCTGACCGGCGATTTTTTCACCCTGTTTGTTTTTCTGGAGATCGGGGCCCTTTCCGCTTACGCTCTGGTTGGGTTCGGCAACCAGCGGGCGGAGATCGAAGCGGCTTTCAAATATTTCGTGCTGGGGGAGATCGCCTCGCTTTTTATCCTGCTTGGTCTCGGTTTCGTTTACGGCCTGACCGGGACCTTTAATATGGCCCAGGTCTCCCAAACTTTTCCGACGGGAGCGGTCGCGATCAAGAATTTGATCCTCACTCTTTTTGTGGCCGGCTTTGGCCTGAAAGCGGCCCTTGTTCCGTTCCACGCCTGGCTCCCCGACGCGCATACTTCCTCGCCGAGCCCGATCTCGGCCCTTCTTTCCGGGGTCATTATTAAAACTCTCGGGGTCTACGCCCTGGTCCGGATCCTCTACAATGTTTTCGGGGTGACCAATCAGATCTCGTTTTTACTGATGATCCTGGGCGGGACAACGGTGATTGTTGGGGGACTCCTCTCGGTCGGACAAAAAGACATTAAACGATTGATGGCCTACTCCAGCATTTCCCAGATCGGCAATATTGTTGCCGCGATCGCCCTCGGCTCGCCGCTGGGGATCATGGGGGGGCTTTTTCACGCCTTTAATCATGCCTTGATGAAACCGCTCCTTTTTCTGAACGCCGGGGCGATCGATCGGGCGACCGGGACCCGGGACCTGCGCAAGTTGGGCGGGTTATATTCCCGCCTGCCGATCATTTCCGCCGCTTCGATCGTCGGCTCGCTGGCGATCTCCGGCTTGCCGCCCTTTAATGGGTTTTGGAGCAAACTATTTATTATTATCGCCTCCGCCCAGGCGGGTAACATTGCCTTAGCGGTTGTTGTAGCGGTCGGGAGTATTTTAACTCTGGCCTCGTACCTGAACTTTATGAAGGGGGCTTTTTTCGGCCCGGCAGTGGGAGAGGTGAAGGAAGCGACCCCGCTTTCCATGCTCTTGCCGATCGTGGTCCTTGCTTTCTTGTGTTTGGGGATCGGTCTTTTTGTCCCGGTGGTCAGTCAGTATCTGATCAATCCGGCGGTCGTGTCGATCTTCAACGGGATCGGTTACGGCAAACTAATGGGAGGCAATTAA
- a CDS encoding DUF1858 domain-containing protein: protein MEEKITAETTIAEALKHKPHIAAILMGKGMHCIGCVIASGETIAQAAEVHGLDVNELLSEINQA, encoded by the coding sequence ATGGAAGAAAAGATTACGGCTGAAACGACGATTGCCGAGGCCTTAAAGCATAAGCCGCACATTGCCGCCATTTTGATGGGAAAAGGGATGCATTGCATCGGTTGCGTTATCGCTTCCGGGGAAACGATCGCCCAGGCGGCGGAAGTCCACGGGCTGGACGTCAATGAACTATTAAGCGAGATCAATCAGGCTTAA
- a CDS encoding hydrogenase 3 maturation endopeptidase HyCI, whose protein sequence is MVELKPLFTGRSVIMGVGSPLRKDDGFGPLVIGELRRLGFDKYPLLDAGTTPENYTGKIAALKPDLLLIVDAADFGAEPGRTALFEPEQILLKGFSTHDLSLKTFAAYLKEALPRLRIVVLGVQPLAVGFGEGLSPPVKKALDQVVGEILEV, encoded by the coding sequence GTGGTAGAGCTGAAGCCGCTTTTTACCGGTCGGTCGGTTATTATGGGGGTCGGCAGTCCGCTTCGAAAAGACGACGGCTTTGGCCCGCTGGTTATCGGTGAACTGCGGCGGCTGGGGTTTGATAAATACCCGTTGCTTGATGCCGGTACTACTCCGGAGAACTACACCGGCAAAATTGCGGCGCTGAAGCCGGATCTACTTTTGATCGTTGACGCGGCCGACTTTGGCGCCGAACCGGGCCGGACCGCTTTGTTTGAGCCGGAACAGATCCTCTTAAAAGGTTTTTCCACGCACGACCTCTCACTGAAAACTTTTGCCGCTTACCTGAAAGAGGCTCTGCCTCGATTGCGGATCGTGGTTTTGGGGGTACAGCCGCTGGCGGTCGGTTTTGGGGAGGGCTTGAGCCCTCCGGTTAAGAAAGCGCTGGATCAGGTGGTTGGGGAGATTTTAGAGGTATGA
- a CDS encoding glutaredoxin domain-containing protein — protein sequence MANVKIYSTPTCPYCKMAKAFLTEHNIQFEDIDVSVNQAAAQEMIGKSKQMGVPVLDIDGQIIVGFEKPKISQLLGIK from the coding sequence ATGGCAAACGTTAAGATCTATTCGACCCCAACTTGTCCCTATTGCAAAATGGCTAAGGCCTTTTTGACCGAACATAATATTCAGTTCGAAGATATTGATGTTTCAGTTAATCAAGCGGCCGCCCAGGAAATGATCGGCAAGTCAAAACAGATGGGGGTCCCGGTCCTGGATATTGACGGCCAGATAATTGTCGGCTTTGAAAAGCCCAAAATTTCCCAGCTTTTGGGAATTAAATAA
- a CDS encoding aspartate carbamoyltransferase catalytic subunit — MNKVKRLKNKDLLGLKDLSLEELQLILNTAVSMKEVLSRPIPKVPTLLGKHLVTLFYEPSTRTRTSFNMAAKALSANITNVALSSSSVSKGESLIDTVKNLEVMGVDAIIIRHNMAGAPHMLARNTEACVINAGDGCDEHPTQGLLDIFTMIEKKKTVKGKKVLIVGDVAHSRVAKSNIWGLNKLGAEVVVVGPPTLMPEGIENLGVRVAYDLDRELADADFINMLRIQRERMDKGFFPSIEEYAELYGLNSARMKKARPDVVVMHPGPINRGIEMTSEVADGPNTVALEQVTNGVAVRTALLYLLLGGKVTPFFK, encoded by the coding sequence ATGAACAAGGTCAAAAGGCTTAAAAATAAGGATCTCCTCGGCCTCAAAGACCTCTCTCTAGAGGAACTTCAGCTCATTTTGAACACCGCTGTCTCCATGAAAGAGGTGTTGAGCCGCCCAATTCCCAAAGTTCCCACTCTGCTCGGCAAACACCTGGTCACTCTTTTCTATGAACCGTCAACACGGACCCGGACCTCTTTCAATATGGCGGCCAAGGCCCTTTCGGCCAACATTACCAACGTCGCCCTCTCGTCTTCCAGCGTTTCTAAAGGAGAGAGCCTGATCGATACCGTCAAGAACCTGGAGGTCATGGGGGTTGACGCGATCATTATCCGCCATAACATGGCCGGCGCCCCGCACATGCTCGCCCGCAACACCGAGGCCTGCGTCATCAACGCCGGTGACGGCTGCGACGAACACCCGACCCAGGGCTTGCTGGATATCTTCACCATGATCGAGAAGAAAAAGACCGTTAAAGGGAAAAAGGTCCTGATCGTCGGCGACGTCGCCCACTCCCGGGTCGCTAAATCAAATATCTGGGGCTTGAATAAATTGGGGGCCGAGGTCGTGGTCGTAGGACCGCCGACCCTCATGCCGGAAGGGATTGAAAATCTTGGGGTTAGAGTCGCCTACGACCTCGACCGGGAATTAGCCGACGCCGATTTCATCAATATGCTCCGGATCCAGCGGGAAAGAATGGACAAAGGTTTTTTCCCTTCGATCGAGGAGTACGCGGAACTTTACGGCTTAAACTCCGCCAGAATGAAAAAAGCCAGACCGGATGTCGTGGTGATGCACCCGGGACCGATCAACCGGGGGATCGAAATGACCTCGGAAGTCGCCGACGGGCCGAATACGGTGGCGCTGGAACAAGTTACCAATGGGGTCGCGGTCAGGACCGCCCTGCTTTACCTACTGCTCGGCGGAAAAGTTACCCCTTTCTTTAAATGA